One Cohnella candidum genomic region harbors:
- a CDS encoding NAD(P)H-dependent oxidoreductase, whose product MNIYVVYDSEDGHTEALAHAIAQGARGVRGANVHLHHVERADVHDLAKMDAIIWGCPGHFGSISAGLKTWIDKLGYLWAHGQLVDKIGAVFATIATEHGGIEATLLNLITPMLHQGMIIAGLPANVPENVLYGSYYGVGITVPLEDSPDDPPNMPTEDDLALGRALGRRVALLTAKFKGERGE is encoded by the coding sequence ATGAACATCTATGTCGTGTACGACAGCGAGGACGGCCATACGGAAGCGCTCGCCCACGCCATCGCCCAAGGAGCCCGCGGCGTAAGGGGAGCCAATGTGCACCTGCATCATGTGGAAAGGGCCGACGTGCATGATCTGGCGAAAATGGACGCGATCATCTGGGGATGCCCGGGGCATTTCGGCAGCATCAGCGCAGGACTGAAAACGTGGATCGATAAACTCGGCTATCTGTGGGCCCATGGCCAACTGGTGGATAAAATCGGGGCGGTCTTCGCGACGATCGCGACCGAACATGGCGGCATCGAGGCTACGCTGCTGAACCTGATCACGCCCATGCTGCATCAGGGCATGATCATCGCGGGCTTGCCGGCCAACGTGCCGGAAAACGTGCTTTACGGCTCGTATTACGGCGTCGGCATTACCGTTCCATTGGAGGACTCCCCCGACGACCCGCCGAACATGCCCACGGAGGACGATCTCGCGCTGGGCCGGGCGCTGGGCCGCAGGGTCGCCTTGCTGACCGCCAAATTCAAAGGCGAGCGAGGGGAATGA
- a CDS encoding acyl-CoA dehydrogenase family protein — protein sequence MRTITTSFARNDKERERLDFVGRLADSFRQRAHENDREGAFGYEQFEELRRSGYTGWTVPEAYGGFGITPYEFVLYQERLAQGDPAIALAIGWHMGVTYDIATKRTWDEKALAPFLEAAARGELTNHAVSEKATGSPSRGGKMQTTADPDGNGGYILNGRKTFTSLAPVLDTVIVAATLTNEGTHADFLIPMQTEGVSIDPVWDMMGMRGTGSHDLVLDHVRLPSEALVKRSPQGEKGKASPFLLHIPACYLGIALAARSEALAFAAGYQPNSLDKPILYAPNIGQLIGEIELELTAARHFLYGAAARWDAPMEDDSRWIPELGAVKVIAIRTALSVVDKALRIAGAHGLAASHPLQRLYRDVRFGLSNPPMEDAVLRMLHQQAIRETTDTE from the coding sequence GTGAGGACGATAACGACCAGCTTCGCCAGAAATGATAAAGAGCGGGAACGTTTGGACTTCGTCGGGCGGCTCGCGGACTCGTTCCGGCAGCGGGCGCACGAGAACGACCGGGAAGGCGCGTTCGGTTACGAGCAATTCGAGGAGTTGCGCAGGTCGGGCTATACGGGGTGGACGGTTCCGGAAGCATACGGGGGATTCGGCATTACGCCGTACGAATTCGTGCTGTACCAGGAGCGGCTGGCACAAGGGGATCCCGCGATCGCGTTGGCCATCGGCTGGCATATGGGCGTTACGTACGATATAGCCACCAAGCGCACTTGGGACGAGAAGGCGCTCGCGCCGTTTCTTGAGGCAGCCGCTCGAGGGGAGCTGACGAACCATGCAGTTTCGGAGAAGGCGACGGGCAGCCCATCGCGGGGAGGCAAAATGCAGACGACCGCGGACCCGGACGGGAACGGCGGCTATATCCTGAACGGACGCAAAACGTTCACCTCGCTCGCCCCGGTACTGGACACGGTCATCGTGGCGGCAACGCTCACGAATGAAGGAACGCACGCGGATTTTCTTATCCCGATGCAGACCGAAGGGGTCAGCATCGATCCGGTGTGGGACATGATGGGCATGCGCGGTACGGGAAGCCACGACCTGGTGCTCGACCATGTCCGGCTGCCGTCCGAAGCTCTCGTGAAGAGGTCGCCGCAAGGGGAGAAAGGGAAGGCCAGTCCTTTCCTGCTGCATATACCGGCATGTTATCTCGGCATCGCGCTGGCCGCCCGGAGCGAGGCGCTGGCTTTCGCCGCCGGTTACCAGCCGAACTCGCTCGATAAGCCGATCCTCTACGCGCCGAATATCGGCCAGCTGATCGGAGAGATCGAACTCGAGCTCACGGCGGCCCGCCATTTCTTATACGGCGCGGCGGCTCGTTGGGACGCGCCGATGGAGGACGATTCCCGCTGGATCCCGGAACTCGGCGCAGTGAAGGTGATCGCGATCCGGACCGCCCTCTCCGTCGTAGACAAAGCGCTGCGGATCGCAGGCGCGCATGGCTTGGCGGCGTCTCATCCGCTGCAACGGCTATACCGCGACGTGCGGTTCGGGCTGTCGAATCCGCCGATGGAGGATGCCGTGCTGCGGATGCTGCACCAGCAGGCGATTCGGGAAACGACGGACACGGAATAG
- a CDS encoding carbohydrate-binding protein, with protein MVIGTFLASIGTPAPAHAAGGPNLALGKPVTASGHGDVYVETNATDGNAGTYWESVNNAFPQWIRVDLGSSANVDQVVLKLPSGWGTRSQTLSVQGSTNDSTYTNLASSASYTFDPSTGNTVTINFTAANVRYVKLNITANTGWPAGQISEFEVYGTSTVSASPIPGKIEAENWSAMNGVQTETTTDTGGGLNVGWINVGDWIDYNVNVQTAGTYTVEYRVASNASTGQLQLQSGTTTLATTNVPNTGGWQNWQTVTATVTLAAGQQTLRVYASGYDFNINWLNFKSGTAPDTQAPTAPANLAFTQPTSGTINLTWTASTDNVGVTGYDIYANSQLRGSVNGTTLTYTDSQPSNVTVTYYVVARDAAGNASAPSNSVTRNGTVVTGSNLAVGKPITASSSTFTFVAANANDNDVTTYWEGNGHPSTLTVDLGANASITSVVIKLNPDSAWSTRSQTIQVLGHDQNTTAFTNLVSAASYTFNPSTGNTVTIPVTATVSSVQLLFTANSGAPGGQVAEFQIIGTPAPNPDLVVTAASWSPASPNESNAITLNATVQNTGSAASGATTVNFYLGSTLVGTANVGALAAGASANVSANIGPKDAGSYSVTAKVNENNSVIETNKANNSYTNPTQLVVSQVQSADLIGTATWTPGNPSAGNTVTFTVNLKNQGNIATASGAHGITLVLKNSAGATLQTLTGSYSGAIAAGASVNVIMGTWTAVNGSYTVTTTVAADANEVAAKQGNNTSTASLYSGRGANMPFTVLEAESSSNATNGTRLAPNFTPGDFAGEASGRSAVLLDANGEYVEFTLTSPANAFVLRNAVAENTTGTVSIYVNGVDKGNFTVSSKFSYLYATPTTLGRLGYDNSGTKAYWLYEDAQLMLDQVYPAGTKIRIQKDAGDVNWIYVDMIEAENVAPAASNPDPSKYVEVSSTKSIEQALTEFRQDTTKKGIFIPAGTWTINSKIFLYGRATEIIGAGPWYTKLVAPQDQTNTDVGFNIGSTANGSVIKNLSAWGNYVYRVDGPGKFIDGNGMQNVTIENIWAEHFVCLYWGVNSSYNTFRNNRIKNTFADGINMTNGSSYNIIDNNYARGTGDDSFALFSAVDSGGSYNVGNQYTNLTAVNVRRAAAFAVYGGQGNTFANLYGADTLTYPGFTISSLSFGYNTLGFGAQDTVIDGVTLDRTGGDFWTSVGADDKINDYQNFGAIWFYGGDRDFKNILVKNVDINNPVYFGLMFQSKSPENLPMQNIRLENININNPTRYGIKLVAKAEDGQGPVVGSASFTNVKVNNPGIRAIYGEDKSPNFTVIRVSGNNW; from the coding sequence ATGGTCATCGGCACCTTCTTGGCTTCCATCGGAACACCGGCTCCGGCCCATGCTGCCGGAGGCCCCAACCTCGCGCTGGGTAAACCCGTTACCGCCTCGGGCCATGGAGACGTCTACGTCGAAACCAACGCCACCGACGGCAATGCCGGCACTTACTGGGAGAGCGTCAACAACGCCTTCCCGCAATGGATCCGCGTCGACCTTGGAAGCAGCGCCAACGTGGACCAGGTCGTCTTGAAACTCCCCTCCGGCTGGGGGACCCGCAGCCAAACGTTGTCCGTTCAGGGCAGCACGAACGACAGTACTTATACGAACCTCGCAAGCTCGGCCTCCTATACGTTTGATCCCTCCACGGGCAATACGGTTACGATCAATTTCACGGCGGCGAACGTCCGCTACGTGAAGCTGAATATCACGGCCAATACCGGCTGGCCAGCCGGGCAAATTTCCGAGTTTGAGGTATACGGCACCTCCACCGTCTCGGCTTCCCCGATCCCGGGCAAAATCGAAGCGGAAAACTGGAGCGCGATGAACGGCGTCCAAACGGAAACGACGACGGATACCGGCGGCGGCCTTAACGTCGGTTGGATCAATGTCGGAGATTGGATCGATTACAACGTCAACGTGCAGACTGCCGGCACTTACACGGTCGAGTACCGCGTGGCCAGCAATGCCTCCACGGGCCAGCTGCAGCTGCAATCGGGCACGACGACGCTTGCGACCACGAACGTGCCGAACACCGGCGGCTGGCAAAACTGGCAGACGGTCACCGCCACGGTGACGCTCGCCGCGGGACAGCAAACGCTCCGCGTCTATGCCAGCGGTTACGACTTCAACATCAACTGGCTCAACTTCAAGTCCGGCACGGCGCCGGACACGCAGGCTCCTACGGCCCCGGCCAACCTCGCTTTCACGCAGCCGACTTCCGGCACGATCAATCTCACGTGGACGGCCTCCACGGATAACGTCGGCGTTACGGGTTACGACATTTACGCGAACAGCCAGCTTCGCGGCAGCGTGAACGGAACCACCCTCACTTACACGGACAGTCAGCCTTCCAACGTTACCGTCACCTACTATGTCGTCGCGAGAGACGCAGCCGGCAACGCTTCCGCTCCGAGCAATTCGGTGACCCGGAACGGCACCGTCGTTACCGGCTCCAACCTCGCCGTCGGCAAGCCGATCACCGCGTCGTCTTCCACCTTCACGTTCGTAGCGGCGAACGCGAACGACAACGACGTCACGACATACTGGGAAGGCAACGGACATCCGAGCACGCTTACCGTCGACCTCGGCGCCAATGCCAGCATCACGTCGGTCGTGATCAAGCTGAACCCGGATTCGGCATGGTCCACCCGCTCGCAGACGATCCAAGTGCTGGGTCACGACCAGAATACGACGGCCTTCACGAATCTCGTTTCGGCCGCCTCGTATACGTTTAATCCGTCCACGGGCAACACCGTGACGATTCCGGTCACTGCCACGGTCAGTAGCGTCCAACTGCTCTTTACGGCGAACTCGGGAGCGCCTGGCGGGCAAGTCGCCGAGTTCCAGATCATCGGCACGCCGGCTCCGAACCCGGATCTGGTCGTCACCGCGGCTTCCTGGTCGCCGGCTTCCCCGAACGAATCGAACGCGATCACGTTGAACGCGACCGTCCAGAATACCGGTTCGGCCGCCTCCGGGGCGACGACGGTGAATTTCTACCTGGGCAGCACCCTGGTTGGAACGGCGAATGTCGGCGCGCTCGCGGCAGGAGCGTCTGCGAACGTCTCGGCCAATATCGGACCGAAAGACGCCGGTTCCTATTCCGTCACCGCGAAGGTTAACGAAAACAACTCCGTTATCGAGACGAACAAAGCAAACAACAGCTACACCAACCCGACGCAGCTCGTCGTCAGCCAAGTCCAAAGCGCCGACTTGATCGGTACGGCGACCTGGACGCCCGGCAATCCGAGCGCAGGCAATACGGTCACCTTCACGGTCAACCTGAAGAACCAAGGGAATATCGCAACCGCGAGCGGCGCTCACGGCATTACGCTGGTGCTGAAGAATTCGGCAGGCGCCACGCTCCAAACCTTGACCGGATCCTACAGCGGCGCCATAGCGGCAGGAGCCTCCGTCAACGTAATTATGGGCACTTGGACGGCCGTTAACGGCAGCTACACGGTCACGACGACGGTTGCCGCCGATGCCAACGAAGTCGCGGCCAAACAAGGCAACAACACGAGCACGGCCAGCCTGTATTCCGGCCGCGGCGCGAACATGCCTTTCACCGTTCTGGAAGCCGAGTCCTCCTCGAACGCCACGAACGGCACCCGGCTCGCCCCGAACTTTACGCCGGGCGACTTCGCCGGTGAAGCTTCGGGTCGCTCAGCCGTATTGCTGGACGCCAACGGGGAATACGTCGAGTTTACGCTGACCTCGCCGGCCAATGCGTTCGTGCTCCGCAACGCGGTTGCCGAGAACACGACGGGTACGGTCAGCATTTACGTGAACGGCGTGGACAAAGGCAACTTTACGGTCTCGTCTAAGTTCTCTTATCTGTACGCGACTCCGACGACGCTCGGACGCCTCGGCTATGACAACTCGGGCACCAAAGCCTACTGGCTGTACGAGGATGCCCAATTGATGCTCGACCAGGTTTACCCGGCGGGTACGAAGATCCGCATTCAGAAAGACGCGGGAGACGTGAACTGGATCTACGTCGATATGATCGAGGCGGAAAACGTCGCTCCTGCGGCCTCCAATCCGGATCCGAGCAAATACGTGGAAGTGTCGAGCACCAAATCGATTGAGCAAGCGCTGACCGAATTCCGGCAAGACACGACGAAGAAAGGGATTTTCATTCCCGCCGGCACATGGACGATTAACTCGAAAATCTTCCTGTACGGCCGCGCGACCGAAATCATCGGCGCGGGACCGTGGTACACCAAGCTGGTCGCTCCGCAGGATCAAACGAACACCGACGTCGGCTTCAACATCGGCTCGACGGCCAACGGTTCCGTGATCAAAAACCTGTCCGCATGGGGCAACTACGTCTATCGGGTGGACGGTCCCGGCAAGTTCATCGACGGCAACGGCATGCAGAACGTTACCATCGAGAACATCTGGGCCGAACATTTCGTCTGCCTGTATTGGGGCGTAAACTCTTCCTACAACACGTTCCGCAACAACCGGATCAAAAACACGTTCGCGGACGGCATCAACATGACCAACGGTTCGTCCTATAACATCATCGACAACAACTACGCCCGCGGAACCGGCGACGATTCGTTCGCCCTGTTCAGCGCCGTCGACTCCGGCGGTTCTTACAACGTCGGCAACCAGTACACCAACCTCACCGCCGTCAACGTCAGGCGCGCAGCCGCTTTCGCGGTATACGGCGGCCAAGGCAACACCTTCGCGAACCTGTACGGCGCGGATACGCTGACCTACCCGGGCTTTACCATCAGCAGCTTGAGCTTCGGCTACAACACGCTCGGATTCGGCGCGCAGGATACGGTCATCGACGGCGTCACGCTGGACCGCACGGGCGGCGATTTCTGGACCAGCGTCGGAGCGGACGACAAGATCAACGATTATCAAAACTTCGGAGCGATCTGGTTCTACGGCGGAGACCGGGATTTCAAGAACATTCTCGTGAAGAACGTGGACATCAACAATCCCGTCTACTTCGGCCTGATGTTCCAGTCCAAGTCGCCGGAAAACCTTCCGATGCAGAACATCCGTCTGGAGAACATCAACATCAACAACCCGACCCGCTACGGCATCAAGCTCGTCGCGAAAGCGGAAGACGGGCAAGGACCTGTCGTCGGATCGGCAAGCTTCACCAACGTGAAGGTGAACAATCCCGGTATCCGCGCGATTTACGGGGAAGACAAATCCCCGAACTTCACCGTGATTCGGGTATCGGGGAACAACTGGTAA
- a CDS encoding helix-turn-helix transcriptional regulator — protein sequence MGKNLVGNHIRKLRFNNNEMTQQQLADKVGVTRQTIVALEKGNYSPSLELAFRIAHAFGLPLEEVFFYGEENANS from the coding sequence ATGGGCAAAAATCTCGTCGGTAACCATATCCGCAAGCTGCGGTTCAACAATAACGAAATGACTCAGCAGCAGCTGGCCGACAAGGTCGGCGTCACCCGGCAAACGATCGTCGCGTTGGAGAAGGGAAACTATTCCCCCTCCCTGGAGCTGGCGTTTCGCATCGCCCATGCCTTCGGCTTGCCGCTTGAAGAAGTGTTTTTCTATGGAGAAGAGAACGCAAACTCCTGA
- a CDS encoding PAS domain S-box protein gives MHRVNLNPISFNQQVFEHASFGIVLISPDGLVLTVNPAFERIFGYTQQEIDGTRFGDLSHPDEEIKTLHDIRELMGPANLEIQLEKRYIKKNGDVLWGWLSVKLFTDDSGNPLYYIAQIIDISKQKESEQKLQETVERYTSLKKYNHDAVISFGLDGRIINGNSMAEKLTGYTIETELIGMELANLIGQSNVDRILAKALYDSTIEQGIDTLVTKDGETVEVITSIAPIFVNRKNIGFYLICKDISEQKRLLLAKEAAESTNKAKSEFLAMMSHEIRTPMNGVIGMTDILLETTNLDDEQRSYLEVIRKSGDTLLNIINDILDLTKIEAGRVELQEETFDLRECIKECFSIVSPRADLKRLELSCTINHDVPDYVYGDVERLKQVLLNLLGNAVKFTPEGSVSVKASLSKEDPSVLAFTVSDTGIGIDPGRLAEIFEPFAQIDNFMTRKHEGTGLGLAISSKIVTMMGGKIYAESDGESGSSFTFTIPLKVMAKPQAQESRDDQTMRQGNILLAEDNPINQLVMTKMLEKWGHRVTPVLNGQEVIEAVRGGHYDLIFMDLHMPVLNGLEAARAIKEEHGENSPRIIAVTANALKGDREKCLAAGMDEYVSKPVQREAILQLLNRYLN, from the coding sequence ATGCATCGCGTAAACTTGAATCCAATTTCTTTCAACCAACAGGTGTTTGAGCACGCCTCTTTCGGCATCGTACTGATTTCGCCTGACGGCTTGGTTTTGACGGTGAATCCTGCATTCGAGAGGATATTCGGTTATACCCAACAGGAAATCGACGGCACGCGGTTCGGCGACCTCTCCCATCCGGATGAAGAAATCAAGACACTTCATGATATCCGGGAACTTATGGGTCCTGCCAATTTGGAAATCCAGCTCGAAAAAAGATATATCAAAAAAAACGGCGACGTGTTGTGGGGTTGGCTCAGCGTCAAGCTGTTCACCGACGACTCAGGCAACCCGCTTTATTATATCGCGCAAATCATCGACATCTCTAAACAAAAAGAATCCGAGCAGAAGCTGCAGGAAACCGTCGAAAGATACACGTCTCTCAAAAAATACAACCATGACGCCGTCATTTCTTTCGGTCTCGACGGACGTATCATTAACGGCAACAGCATGGCCGAAAAGCTGACGGGCTACACGATCGAGACGGAGCTGATCGGCATGGAGCTCGCGAATTTGATCGGACAATCCAACGTGGACCGTATTCTGGCCAAGGCACTCTACGACAGTACGATCGAACAAGGAATCGATACGCTGGTCACCAAAGACGGCGAAACGGTGGAAGTCATCACCAGCATCGCGCCAATCTTCGTCAACCGGAAGAATATCGGGTTCTACCTGATCTGCAAGGATATTTCCGAGCAGAAAAGGCTGTTGCTCGCGAAGGAGGCAGCCGAGTCTACCAATAAAGCGAAAAGCGAGTTTCTGGCGATGATGAGCCACGAAATCCGCACCCCCATGAACGGGGTGATCGGGATGACGGACATTTTGCTGGAAACGACGAATTTGGATGACGAGCAGCGAAGTTACCTTGAGGTCATTCGCAAAAGCGGAGACACGCTCCTCAATATCATCAACGACATCCTCGACCTCACCAAAATCGAAGCCGGAAGAGTAGAGCTGCAGGAAGAAACCTTCGATCTGCGCGAATGCATCAAAGAATGTTTTTCCATCGTGTCCCCGAGGGCCGACCTCAAGCGCCTGGAACTCTCCTGTACGATTAACCATGACGTTCCGGATTACGTTTACGGCGACGTCGAACGTCTCAAGCAAGTGCTTCTTAACCTGCTCGGCAACGCCGTCAAATTCACGCCCGAAGGCAGCGTATCCGTGAAAGCGAGTCTGTCGAAGGAAGACCCTTCCGTACTGGCCTTTACCGTATCGGATACCGGCATCGGAATCGATCCCGGCAGGCTGGCGGAAATTTTCGAACCTTTCGCGCAGATCGACAACTTCATGACGCGCAAGCATGAAGGGACCGGTCTCGGCCTGGCCATCAGCAGCAAGATCGTCACGATGATGGGCGGCAAAATTTACGCGGAAAGCGACGGCGAGAGCGGTTCCTCCTTCACCTTCACCATTCCTCTTAAAGTGATGGCGAAGCCCCAGGCTCAAGAAAGCCGGGACGATCAGACGATGCGCCAAGGAAACATTTTGCTCGCCGAAGACAATCCCATCAATCAGCTGGTCATGACGAAAATGCTGGAGAAATGGGGCCACCGCGTCACCCCCGTTCTGAACGGGCAGGAAGTCATCGAAGCGGTGCGCGGCGGGCACTACGATCTCATCTTCATGGATCTGCACATGCCGGTCCTGAACGGCCTCGAGGCGGCAAGGGCGATCAAAGAAGAGCACGGAGAGAATAGTCCGCGGATTATCGCGGTCACGGCCAATGCCCTGAAGGGCGATCGGGAGAAATGCCTGGCCGCGGGCATGGACGAGTACGTCAGCAAACCCGTCCAGCGGGAAGCCATTCTCCAACTGTTGAACCGGTATCTGAACTGA
- a CDS encoding GNAT family N-acetyltransferase, with amino-acid sequence MQVEPVILQGARVTLLPMEIEHIAPLYEALNDPELWIYSPPGMRSIGDMETYVRTALDERARGVSLPFVIRDNETDRLVGTTRFADISAANRSLEIGWTALAREVWRTRVNTECKYLLLRHCFETLGTVRVQLKADSRNVRSRQAMERIGAVFEGIHRQHRILGDGYIRDTAFYSFIASEWPEMKLKLEKMLEI; translated from the coding sequence ATGCAAGTGGAACCCGTTATTCTACAAGGAGCTAGAGTCACGCTGCTCCCGATGGAGATTGAGCATATCGCCCCTCTGTACGAAGCGTTGAACGATCCGGAATTATGGATCTATTCCCCTCCGGGCATGCGGAGTATCGGCGATATGGAAACCTACGTCCGCACGGCGCTCGACGAACGCGCCAGAGGAGTTTCCCTGCCGTTCGTCATTCGCGATAACGAGACGGATCGTCTCGTCGGCACGACGCGGTTCGCCGATATTTCCGCTGCCAATCGCAGCTTGGAGATCGGGTGGACGGCGCTGGCCCGCGAAGTATGGAGGACGCGCGTCAACACCGAGTGCAAATACTTGCTGCTGCGGCATTGCTTCGAGACGCTCGGCACCGTGCGCGTCCAGTTGAAGGCCGATTCCCGCAACGTCCGCTCGCGGCAGGCGATGGAGAGGATCGGCGCGGTTTTCGAGGGCATCCATCGCCAGCATCGCATTCTGGGCGACGGCTACATCCGCGACACCGCCTTCTATAGCTTCATCGCCTCCGAGTGGCCGGAGATGAAGTTGAAATTGGAAAAGATGCTGGAAATCTAG
- a CDS encoding carbohydrate ABC transporter permease has product MHRQTAPSYSLYLLLVVLAALFLVPVYIILVTSFKGASEVTLDRMWHLPASLDLSGYRAAYAKLLPNLRNSFWLAIPATALSALLGSMNGYVLSKWSFRGSNVMFALMLFGMFIPYQSVLIPLIQFMQQIKLYNSIPGLVLVHVVYGLPICTLMFRNFYVGIPTEMLEAARIDGAGFFGIFRRIMLPLSVSGFVVVCIWQFTSVWNEFLFAVTLTTQKQQPIMVALQNLSGSQIVQWNVQMAGALLAALPTLAVYVFLSRYFVRGLLAGSIKG; this is encoded by the coding sequence ATGCACCGGCAAACGGCCCCCTCTTATTCGTTATATTTGCTGCTTGTCGTCTTGGCCGCGCTCTTCCTCGTTCCCGTCTATATCATCCTCGTGACCAGTTTCAAAGGGGCCTCCGAGGTCACGCTGGACCGGATGTGGCATCTGCCGGCTTCCCTGGATTTATCCGGCTATCGCGCGGCTTACGCCAAGCTGCTTCCGAACCTGCGGAACAGCTTCTGGCTCGCGATTCCGGCGACCGCGCTGTCGGCGCTGCTCGGGTCGATGAACGGATACGTCTTGTCCAAATGGTCCTTCCGGGGCTCCAACGTAATGTTCGCGCTGATGCTGTTCGGGATGTTCATTCCCTATCAGAGCGTCCTGATCCCGCTCATTCAGTTCATGCAGCAAATCAAGCTGTACAACTCGATTCCGGGACTCGTACTCGTTCACGTCGTCTACGGACTTCCGATCTGCACGCTCATGTTCCGGAACTTCTACGTCGGCATCCCCACGGAAATGCTGGAGGCGGCGAGGATCGACGGCGCGGGATTCTTCGGCATCTTCCGCAGGATCATGCTGCCGCTGTCCGTATCGGGATTCGTCGTCGTGTGCATCTGGCAGTTCACGAGCGTATGGAACGAATTCCTTTTCGCCGTCACGCTAACGACGCAGAAACAGCAGCCGATCATGGTTGCTTTGCAAAACCTGTCCGGCAGCCAAATCGTGCAATGGAACGTCCAGATGGCCGGCGCCCTGCTTGCGGCTTTACCTACGCTTGCCGTGTATGTTTTCCTTAGCCGCTACTTCGTCCGGGGATTGTTGGCAGGTTCGATCAAAGGCTAA
- a CDS encoding carbohydrate ABC transporter permease, whose translation MMHRSEKAIPVLMILPSLAAIAIFVYGFISWTGYVSFTDWNTLVRSSHFVGFANYRFLFQDFRFQSDLRNTLAFTVLFIGLTMLCGLFLAKMVDSKIKGEAFFRNVFIFPMALSFIVTGVVWQWVLNPTTGVNLALKSLGISHPPKWYTSISIVPKLHLGAIDFGLPVAVIAVVLAAVWQMSGFAMAMYLAGLRSIPDDLREAARIDGAAEKQIFRKVILPQLKPISMSLIIILAHISLKIFDLIYAMTGPGAMFVTDVPGVYMFETTFRGNHYAQGSGIAMIMLLLVSLLIVPYLISSFRKERG comes from the coding sequence ATGATGCATAGATCGGAAAAGGCGATTCCCGTCCTGATGATTTTGCCCTCGCTCGCGGCGATCGCGATTTTCGTATACGGGTTCATCTCCTGGACGGGTTACGTGTCGTTCACCGATTGGAACACGCTCGTCCGAAGCTCCCATTTCGTCGGTTTCGCCAACTATCGTTTCCTGTTCCAGGATTTCCGGTTTCAGTCGGATTTGCGGAACACGCTGGCCTTCACCGTGCTGTTCATCGGCCTCACGATGCTCTGCGGGCTGTTTCTCGCTAAAATGGTGGACTCGAAAATCAAGGGAGAGGCTTTCTTCCGGAACGTCTTCATTTTCCCGATGGCGCTCTCCTTTATCGTAACGGGCGTCGTCTGGCAGTGGGTGCTGAACCCGACGACCGGCGTCAATCTGGCTTTGAAGTCGCTGGGCATCTCCCATCCGCCCAAATGGTATACCAGTATTTCCATCGTCCCGAAGCTCCATCTCGGCGCCATCGACTTCGGCTTGCCCGTCGCCGTGATCGCCGTCGTGCTGGCTGCCGTGTGGCAAATGTCCGGATTCGCGATGGCCATGTATTTGGCCGGCTTGCGGTCGATCCCCGACGACTTGCGGGAAGCCGCCCGCATCGACGGCGCCGCGGAGAAGCAGATTTTCCGCAAAGTCATCCTGCCGCAGCTCAAGCCGATCTCGATGAGCCTAATCATTATCTTGGCGCATATCTCTTTGAAAATTTTCGATCTGATCTATGCCATGACCGGGCCCGGAGCGATGTTCGTCACGGACGTTCCCGGCGTGTACATGTTCGAAACGACGTTCAGGGGCAACCATTACGCGCAAGGCTCCGGCATCGCGATGATCATGCTGCTCCTGGTATCCTTGCTGATCGTCCCTTATCTGATCTCGAGCTTTCGGAAGGAGCGTGGCTAG